The Magnetococcus marinus MC-1 genome contains the following window.
CGCATCATGGTTCAGCCGAACCAAGGTTTGCCTCACCCGCTCACCATGCGACAGCAACCCATCGAGCGTGTGGCTTCTGTTAAGCCTGTTGTGCGGCCAACCGCCATAGAACAAGCCTCAAAAAAAAGCGTTGAGATGCCCGAGCTACCACCCATAAAGCGGGTGGAAATGGAACAGGAGCCTATTTGGCCCGCATCTTTGGTCGAGCATAAAAGGGTCCCAGAGCCTAAACATCGCTCGACCTATCGGGCCATAACCGCCAAGGCCGTGCCTCGTCCCCATGGGATAACCCCCCCTTATGGAAAAGGTAAAAAGCCGCCTCTTTTGGCACCGCGCCGTGTCAAACAACAGCCTGAGGGAAATTGGCAAACACAGGACTTTTTCTACCGGGGCATGCCCACTTTGCCGTTTCGTTCGCCTTAATTACCCCACAGGGTCAAAGGGTTGGTCGGGTATGTATGATTTTGCTTGTAGCGATCTGTTTACAGATCCGTTAAGGTGACAGTTTGTAATAGTGTCTCGCGGTTTTATGGAGGGTTTTGCTGTTTGTAGACTTTGAACGGTCCATTTGTACAAACCAAACCCTATTATTAGGAAACCCTATGAATACGATAAAAAAACTAACCATTTTACTGGCTGAAGATGATCCCATCACCTCCATGGTCGCGCAGGGTATGTTAGAGGATGAAGGGCACTCGGTGGTGCTGGCTGACAATGGTGAACAGGCGGCACAATTAGCAAATTTATGCGTTTTTGATGCCATTGTTATGGATATTACCATGCCGGTAATGGATGGGCTGCTTGCGACCCGTACCATCCGTCAGGCAGGCGGACCCAATACCCACACCCCTATTATTGGATTGAGTGCTGATGATAGCGCGCCGCAACTGTTGTTAGCCAAACAGGCTGGCATGACCGTTTTGCATCTTAAGCCCCTTAAAGTCGAGATGTTGCACCAGATTTTTGCGCCAGCGTAAACGGGTCTAAACCGTGGGGGAATGATAAAATGCTCTCCAGTCAGCAGCGCCGCACCCCGGAAAGCCGCACCAAGCACGCCAAGTTGCTTAATGCCGCTGCCCTAAAAACGCATTATGCTGTCTACGGTCATTTCTATTCGACCAATTTGGCGGGGGAGCACTGTTCCTGCCGCTCGGCCCTGACTTTGATTCGCCGTGATTGTATCCCTTCAGAGTTGGCACAATTAGATGCATTACCGCCCGATCTGCTGGTGGTGATGATGAATCCCGGTAGCTCCTATCCCCTGGATAAGGCGTTTACCCCCCCCCATATTGAAGCACACGCCTTGGGTCAAGCCCCCCGTTGTTGGATGGCAACCAAACCGGATAATACCCAATATCAAATTATGCGGGTTATGGCCGCCATGGGCTACCAACATGGGCGTATATTAAACATTTCCGACCTGCGCGAAACCAAAAGCCCGCGACTTGTCGCCAAAGTAACCGCCTTGGCCAGCCATTCAGAGGGAGGGCTGCATGCCCTGTTTGCCCCTCAACGCCAAGCCGAGCTGCATGGGCTTTTAGGCGATGACCTTAATGTCCCCATCGTGATAGGGTGGGGTCGGCACAAGGGGTTATTGCCCTTGGCTCGTCAGGCAATGACTGCCCTTCAGGGACGCACCTTGGTGGGAATCGAGGTAGAACCACTGCGCTACGCCCACCCGAGCCCCATGTTGCAAGTCATGAAAGATGCGTGGTTGCAAACGGTCATTGCCCATTTAAGCCAACTCTCACAATAATCCAAAAAGGGGAAAGAACGATGGCATTATGGGGTAATAAAATTGAGGGCAAGCGCTGCCATGAAGTGGACTTTGAGATCCATGGTAGTGACCTTCAGTTGGTGGAAGTAGAGTTGGACCCCGGCGAAACGGTCATCGCCGAAGCCGGGACCATGTGTTATATGGAGGAAAATATCAGCTTTGAAACCAAGATGGGGGACGGTTCACAAGCCGATGAGGGTTTTCTGGGGGGGCTGCTGAGCATCGGCAAGCGGGCTTTGACGGGAGAGTCCATCTTTATGACCCACTTTTCCAACCGGGGCTCGGTCAAACGTAGGGTGGCTTTTGCGGCCCCCTTTCCGGGCAAGATTATTCCCCTGGATATGCGTCAACTTCCTGAACAGACGCTTTATTGTCAACGAGACGCCTTTCTCTGTGCGGCTTTGGGTACGCAGGTCTCCATCGCTTTTAGCCGCAGGTTGGGCGCTGGATTTTTTGGGGGAGAGGGCTTTATTCTACAAAAGCTTGTGGGGGATGGCATGGCTTTTATTCATGCCGGAGGGGTCATTGTCGAAAAAAAGCTCGAAAATCAGCGTCTGCGGGTGGATACCGGCTGTTTGGTTGGTTTTACCCCAGGTATTGATTACAATATTGAGGCCGCTGGGGGCATGAAATCCATGATTTTTGGGGGGGAAGGCATCTTTTTAACCACCCTTGCAGGAACGGGCACCGTCTGGTTGCAAAGCCTGCCTTTTGCCAATCTGGCCGACCGCGTATTAGAACGTTTACCGGCCCGCGAATAGGCCTGTTTAGCGCGCCTCCAGCCCCTGTTCAAAACGCTCCACCATCATAACCAAGGCCAGGGTATCCAATTGGCAATAGCACTCCAAATCCAGTTGGATTTGGAGTGCTTGCGCCTCTTCTAAGGGGTCAAACATCCAGCTTAGATAACGGGCCTGAGCCTGCTCACCATCAGCGATGGTAAGATTGGTGTAACTTAACCCTTTGCCTAATGTTGGCAAAACGGCTTTCAGGGACCAAGAGCCCTGCATGGCGGGGTGGTAGTAATGGTCTCTTGCCAGCGGGTGCAGATCCACCACCCGTTTTTGAGCGGCTTTTAAAGCGTCGGCCAAATCGCTAAAACGCTGCGCCATCTCCTGCATGCGTCCCTTTTCAAAGCTGGCGTTGTAGACAAAGATGGGGCCTTCATCGCCAATAGCATGCAACAATGTTTCACTAAAACGTCGCCGTGGATCCTCACCTGGAGGGGCCAGAAACCCCAGATGGTGCAGCTCTCCATCCGCTTGTTGAATGTGGCAGGACCACTGAAAGGGTACTTGGGAAATGATAGGGTTAACCCCATCCCAGGGGGGAACGGCAAAGGAGACGGTTTCAAAGTCGACAAAATAGCGCGGGTAGGGTAGGGCCTGTAAAATCTTTGCGACCCTCTCATCCAGTTCGGCGTAACCACTGCGGGCGACTCTCGCCATGCGTTGATGATGGCGTTTTTGCAACAGGTTCATAGGCACCTGTTTTAGGTCAGCATAGCCCTGTTGCTCCAGACCCTTAACCAGATCCGGCGCGCGCGAGAGCCAGCGAATGGGGTGGTCGTCTGCACACAAAGCCGGGCTGCAATGGTTCAAAAAGGGGCAGTGTTGACGATGGCAGTGGCTCCCCATGCTCTGCTGGGGGGCAACCTCCTGTTGCAGGGTTGCATGGCATGCTTCGATCCAACCCTGCACCTGAGGCAAAACGCCCTGCATGGGCAGATCCACCACCACAGGTTTAAGCAAATGGCTGTTGCGTCCCACCCCCTGATGGTGAAACCGCTTATTCAAGGTCACGACATGCACACTCTCAATGGTTAACCCCATCTGGGTTGCCAACCATGCGGCAATGGCAGCCTCTTCAATATAACGAGGTTTTAACCGGGTGGCGGCGCGTGGCCAAAGCAGTTGATAGCCTTTTTTAAGTGGCACTAAAATACCCGCTTCGACATAAACCCCGTGCGCATGTAAAAAGGGGCGCACATAGGCGGAAGAAATGGTGCTATGCAACGCCTGTGTGGTGGCGGTCAACCGTGACGCTGGTTCGAGCTCTTGGGATGGCAGCCAAGGGTTTACATAGGTTTGCGTAAGATAGCTGTAGAGCTGCTCAAGCAGACGTGGACGCAGAAGATCCTCTGTTTGGGCCAAATGGGGCGCCTTTTGATGCAACCAGACCCGTTTGGGACAGAGGCGGTGGTTAACAATCTGGGTTAAATTAAGTGTTGGCATGGAGTCCTTGCTGGTTGCCGAAGCCCCCATGTCGTGCTTATCAAAAAGGGAGGGGCGGAGCATCAAAAGCGTAATGGGGTCGAATATACGTTAAACCACAAAGTAAGGATACGATTTTTCAAACCTTTTTGATAAAATAGGCCAATTGGTTGGGAAAAGAGGGCTTCTAGCGAGGCGATTTTTTTACCCAAGCTAATGGGGCATGCTTAGGATAAAAAGCGGGATTGTTTTGATTTATTACTTGAATAAATAGCCAAAAAAAATTGTACTATGCGGATATTTTCCCGATGCTTATGGGAAATTATACTGCGTATAACGGGTGATAAACTTAACTTTGAGAAAGAAGGTACCGGTTGATGAGGCATGTTAAGCTAGGATTAAACCGGTTATTTTGGCTTGTTTTGTTGCTGGGGCTTAGCGGGTGTGCCACGTTGTTGCGTCCCGCCCCACCCAAACAGGAAACCCAGGATGCCCTAAATCTTGCTTACCGTGGCGAGTTGATTGCCAAAAGAGGGGGCTATGAAGCCTCTATTAAACTCTTTTCGCAAGCCCTTGAGCACACAGATTTAACACCTGAGCAGCGGGCTATCGTATTAAACAATCGCGGGGCATCCTATAAGCGCATGGGGTTGGATGAGTCCGCCTTAAAAGATTTGGATGAGTCACTATCGCTGCAACCTAAACATATTCGTTATCTAAACAATCGCGCCATGGTTAAGTTGTTTTTGGGGGACTACCCAAGCAGTGACCAGGATTTTGCACAACTGCTGGAAACAAACCCCAATCTTGCCAACCCCTATCCACGGCTATGGCGTTTTTTTGCTCTACGCGCCTACGACCAAAGCAGCGCTTTAGCATGGCTCAACGCCCAATTGCCCATCTTACGCCCCTACCCATGGCAGGAGGCCTTGGCACTCTTTCACTTGGGGCGTTTGGATCACAAGCAGCTCATGACCTTGGCGATGACCCTAAAATCGGGGCCAGCAGCGATGCGTCGTTGTGAATGGTTGTTGCATACCGCCTTTGCCGACCAGATGCAGGAGCACCCTGTTCAAGCCCTATACGGTTTTGAACGGAGTCTGGCCTACTGCCCTGTGCAGAGCGATCAAGCGCTCTGGGCACGGCGTCAGTTGACCAAATTATCCGCCTATCAAGGCGTGATTGAACGGCCAAACGCCCAACCCCCCGTTCTGGCTGCCATGGATCCAGCCCCCCAGAGTGAGACCCAGGAGCAAATAAGCAAGCCTGTTCAAACCGCACAAGCTGATGTCGTTGCGTATGAGATACAGGACAAGCCCGCGCATGGGGCGCGCTCTTCAGAAAAAGTCCAAGTGCAACCAGCGGTTTCTCTCAAGGCCGCCCCACCGGCATTGGTAGCTGCCCCTGAAACCGCCAAACGGCCCAAACCCCATACGGTGAAAGCGCTTCCCCACCCGGAGGGGGGTGCTTCGCTAGAGCAGGACAAGCCCGCGCATGGGGCGCGCTCTTCAGAAAAAGTCCAAGTGCAACCAGCGGTTTCTCTCAAGGCCGCCCCACCGGCATTGGTAGCTGCCCCTGAAACCGCCAAACGGCCCAAACCCCATACGGTGAAAGCGCTTCCCCACCCGGAGGGGGGTGCTTCGCTAGAGCAGGACAAGCCCGCGCATGGGGCGCGCTCTTCAGAAAAAGTCCAAGTGCAACCAGCGGTTTCTCTCAAGGCCGCCCCACCGGCATTGGTAGCTGCCCCTGAAACCGCCAAACGGCCCAAACCCCATACGGTGAAAGCGCTTCCCCACCCGGAGGGGGGTGCTTCGCTAGAGCAGGACAAGCCCGCGCATGGGGCGCTCTCTTCAGAAAAAGCCCAAGTGCAACCAGCGGCTCCCACCATGAGGTCACCGGCGGCACCAGCGGTACTCTCCCATGCAGCTACACCATCAGCCGATGGTGCGGTCGCGCCATCTTCAGAACCCCCTGAAACGGCACACAGACAAACGGTCTACTGGGTAGAGTTGGGTTATTATAAATATAGGAATATTGCCAAAAACGTCATCGCTTATGTGGAAAAATTGGGGGTGCCAACAAAATATGTTGAACGCCTTGTTAAGGGAGAACCGATGATTCGTTTACACGCAGGTCCCTTTGCACAAACGCAACAAGCTGTTGCGGTGCAACAACAGCTCTTGACAGAACAGATAGATGTGGGAGAGGTGGTGTTTTTTGATGCCCAAGGCGTGCTCCACACCGTCGTGGTCACAGAAAAGCTCAACTCATCTCAGTGACTGACCACAACCCTGTGCTCAGCTTAACATTACCTCAAAATCGTTGTTCATAAGGCGGGCGCTATGGTTGTGAACATCGGCCAAGAAGGCGGTAAAGTCCACAGCGGAAAGGGGCTTTGAAAAAGAGTAGCCTTGGCACTCGTCACACAAATTTTGGCGCAGGAACGAGAGCTGCTCTTGAGTCTCGACCCCTTCAGCAACCACTTTGAGATTAAGAACTTTAGCCAGAGAGAGAATCGCCGCTACAATCTCAATATCATTGGGATCGTCGGGGATATCTTTGACGAAAGAGCGGTCCACTTTAAGGGAATGAATGGGAAATTTCTTTAAATAGCTTAGGGATGAATAGCCCGTGCCAAAATCATCCATGGCAATATGAATCCCCAAGCGGCTGATCTGCTCAAGGGTTGCAATGGCATTTTCCACATCATGCATCATCAAGCTTTCGGTAATCTCCACTTCAAAGTGGCGGGCATCTAGGCCGCACTCGGCGAGGGTTTGCTCAATTTCAACGACCAATCCAGGGGACTGAAACTCACGGGCAGAGAGGTTCACGGCAACCCGCAGGTTCATGCCGGTTTCACGCACCCACCGAGCGCAATCCAGCATGGCTTGGCGCATCACCAAACGGCCAAGGGGTACAATGAGGCCGGTCTCTTCGGCAACTGGAATAAACTGGATAGGGGGGATCATCGAGCCATCCGCTTGTGGCCAACGTACCAGCGCCTCCATGCCCACCATGATACCACTTTGCATGTTGAGTTTGGGTTGGTAATAGACCTCCAATAGATTGGCGTTAACGGCATGGTGCAGCTGAGATTCCAAAGAGAGACGTTGACTGGTGCTAACGTTCATCTCTTCGCTAAAGAATTTATAGTTGCCCCGCCCGCTCTCCTTGGCCCGATACATCGCCATATCCGCATTTTTAGTCAGGGTTTCAACATCGTTACCATTGTCCGGATAAAGGGCAATACCAATGCTGGCCCCCACAAAAATATCGTGACCCTTGATTGAAATACTTTTTTGCAGCTCTTCAAGCACTTTGCGGGCAACCCGTGCCACGCTCTCATTGTCGCTGATGTCGGCAAGGATAACGGTAAACTCATCGCCACCCATTCGGGCAACCGTATCAGCCGCCCGCACGCACCCTTCCAACCGCTGGGCCACATGCTGTAACAGCTCATCACCGGCGCTGTGTCCCAGGGTATCATTGACCTGTTTAAAACGATCTAAATCAATAAAAAAGACCGCCACCTGTTTTCGATGCCGTTGGGCATTGTAAAACTCATGCTCCAAGCGATCATGAAACAGCATTCGGTTGGGTAACTGGGTCAAGGCGTCATAATAGGCCAGCCGTTCAAGCTTTAATTCCGTGGCTTTGCTTTCACTAATGTCGGAAAAAATACCAATATAGTTTTCCACCTCTCCGGCTTGATTGCGCACAGCATTGATGGTTAAGCGTTTGGGGTAGATCTCGCCATTCTTACGACGATCCCATATCTCTCCCTGCCAGAACCCCTCTTCTGCAATTTTACGCCACATGTTGGTGTAAAAAGTGGCATCATGCCGGTCGGATTTAAAAGATCTGGGATTGTGCCCCAAAGCCTCTTCACGGCTAAAGCCGGTGATCTCCGTAAAAGCCGGATTTATATCGAGGATCATCCCTTGAGGGTCGGTCAGGATAATGGCTTCGGAGGTGTTTTCAAACACCTTATGGATCAATCTTAAACCGCTTTCAGCCCGCATCCGCACAGCCACTTCATTGCTAAGCCGTTCGTTGGACTGGGTTAGCTCTAAGGTGCGCTCTCTAACCCGCTGTTCCAGTTGTTGACGGGCTTGCTCTTCAATACGGCGCAGCTGCTCGGCGGCTTGTAGCTCTTTTTGGCGGGCATGGGCTTCTGCTTCGCGATGGGCGTTTTGTGTTTCAATAAAACGCCCCATGGCAGCGACCCGCATGAGAAAAACCTCTTTAGGGTCCTCTTTATGGATAAGATCAATTGCCCCAGCTTCTAAGGATTCAGAAATAACATCAAGGCTTTGGGAGTGCATGACCACCAAAATATCTGAGGTCTCAGGTGTGGCCAATAGGGCGCGGGTAAGATCTGCCCCGGTACCGTCAGGCATGTGGTAATCCACAATGGCCAAGGGGGGGCGTTCGATGCGGGCTTTAGCCAAAGCATCGTTCACCGAGTCAGCTAAAACTACTTTGTAACCAGCCATGCTGAGCAAACGCCCATAGAGCATGCGCACGGTGGCCATATCATCTACGAAGAGTACTTTCATGGTCTAATTATGCCTTTTTGAAAAAACACTTGCCGATTTAATAATCTGCATTTTGGCCGTCACAATGGATGCTCACAACACTTTTTGGGCCTCCTATCGGTCTGCATCCCGCTTGCGTGGTGAACCAAGCACAAACAAAAACAATAGTATCTTAGCATAAACACAATTTGTCTCAAGTGTTGTGCGCAGGTTCTGGTAAAATTCCAGAACGGGACAGCAGGTTTTTCGAGAGAACCGCTTGGCTAAAAACGAGAGCTTTTGTTTAACCCTTGAGCATGGTTATAATCTCAACTCCGTCAAACCGACTCTATGAGGTCCCATGACCGACTCCATGCAAAGCAACCCCAGGCAAGCCAAGCAGGCGCACATAACGCCCGTTGCGCATAAACCACAAACCATGCTGGCCTTTCAGGTTGGGCGTGTGCGACTGGTGTTGCCGCTTGTCCAAGTGCAGCGTGTTCTGTTTTTGCCGGCCTTAACACCTGCCCCCACAGCAGCCCCATGGGTGGTGGGTATGATGCATATCGGACATGAAGCCTTACCGGTGGTCGATCTTAGTCTGCGTCTAGGTTATCGCACCCCCTGTCATTACAGCGTGGATACCCCTTTGATTTTATGTCGCGAGGGGCAACGTGCGGGGGTTTTTGTGGTGGATGAAATTGATGGTCTCTGTCGGCCAACCCCCTTGCAAAGCGAGCGGATTGGTCAGGAACCTTTGATTGCCCAATTGCTGGAAGATGAACAGGGGCCACTGATGATGCTGGATTTGGAACACGCCCTCAATGCCAATCCGCCATTGCGACCTATTGAAGCCTTTTTGATGAGTGGGGAAAGGGCCTAGCGTGAAGGAGTCCATGGCCACGGCCTTAGCCGATGATGAACGGGCGTTGGCACAATTGGTGCGGCAACGACTGGGCATTACGGTACGCGATCATCAAATTTTACCGTTTCGGCGGGGGATTCAACAAACCCTAGACCGTTTTGGTTTGAGCAGTTATGCCGCTTTGACCGACCTGATTCGTCATGCCTCGGGTAATGATCCTATTATGGAATCTCTCGTTGCCGGTGTCACGGTAGGGGAGAGCTATTTTTATCGGGATCCTCTCCAGATCTCATTTTTGGAAAACCGTTTTCTCACCCCTTTATTAAAGCAACGTAAAGCTTTGGGTCATCCTGCCCTACGTATTTGGAGCGCGGGTTGTTCGGATGGTCAGGAGCTTTACACCTTGATGTTGATCTTAGACCGCTTAATACCCAAACATGAAACGTGGCAGGTCCACGCCCTAGGTACCGATATCAATAAAGAGGCCCTAGCACGCGCCCAGCAGGGACGGTATGGCGATTGGGCCATGCGCGGCTTGCCCGACGCACTAAAGCAAAGCTTTTTTAGCCAGGATGGCAACTATTGGCAGTTGCAAACCCACCGTTTTAGAGCACAAATCAAATTTGATTATCTCAATTTGATTGAAGGGGGATACCCCTCAATTTTGCAAGGCACAGGGCAGCAAGATTTAATTTTGTGTCGAAATGTTTTCATCTATTTTGACAATCCTACGGTGGATGCCATCGTCGCCCGTTTTTCACGTTGTCTGAACCCAGGTGGTTTGTTGATAACCGGGGCGTGTGACTATGTACCCAACCATATTCCTGGTTTGGTTTACAGACATGAGGGGGGCGTTTTCTTTTTTGAGAAAGTGGAGGCGACGGGCGCCTTAAACAGCACATCGCTCATCACCCAAAGCCAGCCTGCGCGGCCTAGCCAAGCAGCGCTAGAGCCGCCAAAATTGGCGCTCTCTCGCGGTCAGACAAAGCCCGCCACACCCTATGTGGCAAGCCCTCCAGCAGGGTATGTTGCGCCGAGCATAACCAATCCGCACCCCCCCCTTGTTGCTGGTGAAGCACTGCCTACAGACCTCGAATTGCAAAAATTACTGATTGAGGGTCAATTTTCAACGGTCGTGACCCGTACCGAAAGGCTGCCTAGCACATGTCCAGATCGTTTTTTTCTACAACGTGCCCAAGCCTTAACCGCCTTAGGGCAGTGGCAAGCAGCGCAAGAATTATTGCAATTGTTTCTTAAAGATCATGGTATGAATGATGAAGCCCACTTTTTGTTGGCTTTGGTGTTTTTGGAAAAGAAAGATGAAAAAGGGGCCGAAGAGGAGTTGCGCAAAACCATGATGCTCAACCGCGACCATTTGATGAGCCATTTTCA
Protein-coding sequences here:
- a CDS encoding response regulator, whose product is MNTIKKLTILLAEDDPITSMVAQGMLEDEGHSVVLADNGEQAAQLANLCVFDAIVMDITMPVMDGLLATRTIRQAGGPNTHTPIIGLSADDSAPQLLLAKQAGMTVLHLKPLKVEMLHQIFAPA
- a CDS encoding TIGR00266 family protein; amino-acid sequence: MALWGNKIEGKRCHEVDFEIHGSDLQLVEVELDPGETVIAEAGTMCYMEENISFETKMGDGSQADEGFLGGLLSIGKRALTGESIFMTHFSNRGSVKRRVAFAAPFPGKIIPLDMRQLPEQTLYCQRDAFLCAALGTQVSIAFSRRLGAGFFGGEGFILQKLVGDGMAFIHAGGVIVEKKLENQRLRVDTGCLVGFTPGIDYNIEAAGGMKSMIFGGEGIFLTTLAGTGTVWLQSLPFANLADRVLERLPARE
- a CDS encoding DUF2779 domain-containing protein translates to MPTLNLTQIVNHRLCPKRVWLHQKAPHLAQTEDLLRPRLLEQLYSYLTQTYVNPWLPSQELEPASRLTATTQALHSTISSAYVRPFLHAHGVYVEAGILVPLKKGYQLLWPRAATRLKPRYIEEAAIAAWLATQMGLTIESVHVVTLNKRFHHQGVGRNSHLLKPVVVDLPMQGVLPQVQGWIEACHATLQQEVAPQQSMGSHCHRQHCPFLNHCSPALCADDHPIRWLSRAPDLVKGLEQQGYADLKQVPMNLLQKRHHQRMARVARSGYAELDERVAKILQALPYPRYFVDFETVSFAVPPWDGVNPIISQVPFQWSCHIQQADGELHHLGFLAPPGEDPRRRFSETLLHAIGDEGPIFVYNASFEKGRMQEMAQRFSDLADALKAAQKRVVDLHPLARDHYYHPAMQGSWSLKAVLPTLGKGLSYTNLTIADGEQAQARYLSWMFDPLEEAQALQIQLDLECYCQLDTLALVMMVERFEQGLEAR
- a CDS encoding SPOR domain-containing protein gives rise to the protein MLRPAPPKQETQDALNLAYRGELIAKRGGYEASIKLFSQALEHTDLTPEQRAIVLNNRGASYKRMGLDESALKDLDESLSLQPKHIRYLNNRAMVKLFLGDYPSSDQDFAQLLETNPNLANPYPRLWRFFALRAYDQSSALAWLNAQLPILRPYPWQEALALFHLGRLDHKQLMTLAMTLKSGPAAMRRCEWLLHTAFADQMQEHPVQALYGFERSLAYCPVQSDQALWARRQLTKLSAYQGVIERPNAQPPVLAAMDPAPQSETQEQISKPVQTAQADVVAYEIQDKPAHGARSSEKVQVQPAVSLKAAPPALVAAPETAKRPKPHTVKALPHPEGGASLEQDKPAHGARSSEKVQVQPAVSLKAAPPALVAAPETAKRPKPHTVKALPHPEGGASLEQDKPAHGARSSEKVQVQPAVSLKAAPPALVAAPETAKRPKPHTVKALPHPEGGASLEQDKPAHGALSSEKAQVQPAAPTMRSPAAPAVLSHAATPSADGAVAPSSEPPETAHRQTVYWVELGYYKYRNIAKNVIAYVEKLGVPTKYVERLVKGEPMIRLHAGPFAQTQQAVAVQQQLLTEQIDVGEVVFFDAQGVLHTVVVTEKLNSSQ
- a CDS encoding two-component system response regulator, encoding MKVLFVDDMATVRMLYGRLLSMAGYKVVLADSVNDALAKARIERPPLAIVDYHMPDGTGADLTRALLATPETSDILVVMHSQSLDVISESLEAGAIDLIHKEDPKEVFLMRVAAMGRFIETQNAHREAEAHARQKELQAAEQLRRIEEQARQQLEQRVRERTLELTQSNERLSNEVAVRMRAESGLRLIHKVFENTSEAIILTDPQGMILDINPAFTEITGFSREEALGHNPRSFKSDRHDATFYTNMWRKIAEEGFWQGEIWDRRKNGEIYPKRLTINAVRNQAGEVENYIGIFSDISESKATELKLERLAYYDALTQLPNRMLFHDRLEHEFYNAQRHRKQVAVFFIDLDRFKQVNDTLGHSAGDELLQHVAQRLEGCVRAADTVARMGGDEFTVILADISDNESVARVARKVLEELQKSISIKGHDIFVGASIGIALYPDNGNDVETLTKNADMAMYRAKESGRGNYKFFSEEMNVSTSQRLSLESQLHHAVNANLLEVYYQPKLNMQSGIMVGMEALVRWPQADGSMIPPIQFIPVAEETGLIVPLGRLVMRQAMLDCARWVRETGMNLRVAVNLSAREFQSPGLVVEIEQTLAECGLDARHFEVEITESLMMHDVENAIATLEQISRLGIHIAMDDFGTGYSSLSYLKKFPIHSLKVDRSFVKDIPDDPNDIEIVAAILSLAKVLNLKVVAEGVETQEQLSFLRQNLCDECQGYSFSKPLSAVDFTAFLADVHNHSARLMNNDFEVMLS
- a CDS encoding chemotaxis protein CheW, whose amino-acid sequence is MTDSMQSNPRQAKQAHITPVAHKPQTMLAFQVGRVRLVLPLVQVQRVLFLPALTPAPTAAPWVVGMMHIGHEALPVVDLSLRLGYRTPCHYSVDTPLILCREGQRAGVFVVDEIDGLCRPTPLQSERIGQEPLIAQLLEDEQGPLMMLDLEHALNANPPLRPIEAFLMSGERA
- a CDS encoding CheR family methyltransferase, whose translation is MATALADDERALAQLVRQRLGITVRDHQILPFRRGIQQTLDRFGLSSYAALTDLIRHASGNDPIMESLVAGVTVGESYFYRDPLQISFLENRFLTPLLKQRKALGHPALRIWSAGCSDGQELYTLMLILDRLIPKHETWQVHALGTDINKEALARAQQGRYGDWAMRGLPDALKQSFFSQDGNYWQLQTHRFRAQIKFDYLNLIEGGYPSILQGTGQQDLILCRNVFIYFDNPTVDAIVARFSRCLNPGGLLITGACDYVPNHIPGLVYRHEGGVFFFEKVEATGALNSTSLITQSQPARPSQAALEPPKLALSRGQTKPATPYVASPPAGYVAPSITNPHPPLVAGEALPTDLELQKLLIEGQFSTVVTRTERLPSTCPDRFFLQRAQALTALGQWQAAQELLQLFLKDHGMNDEAHFLLALVFLEKKDEKGAEEELRKTMMLNRDHLMSHFHMGFLKIGQGRAEAGERLLRRALELANRHAQSQTLLDPVAGLTILDVRAQLAGYLERDRVPL